A single Nisaea sp. DNA region contains:
- the nuoG gene encoding NADH-quinone oxidoreductase subunit NuoG gives MPKLTVNGTEVEVPAGASVLQACEEAGAEVPRFCYHERLSIAGNCRMCLVEMERSPKPVASCAMPAGEGMVIRTDTDLVKKAREGVMEFLLINHPLDCPICDQGGECDLQDQAMAFGHHSSRFDENKRAVEDKYMGPLVNTIMTRCIHCTRCVRFSTEVAGVTDMGLLGRGENAEITTYLEKALDSELSANVIDLCPVGALTSKPYAFVARPWELRKTETIDVMDALGSNIRVDTRGSEVLRVLPRLHEEVNEEWISDKTRYACDGLKRQRLDKPYLRKDGKLQPVSWDDAFAAIAAKLKGLKGAEIAAVAGDTVDVESMFALKGLMTALGSPNLDCRQDGAKLDATTRAGYLFNATIAGIEDADAILIVGANPRWDAAVLNARIRKRWLAGGLKVGVIGAPVDLTYKYDHLGAGAQTLTELADGKNDFASVLKDAKKPMIILGMGALTREDGAAVLATARKIAESTGMLVPASKDEEGNEVPAWNGFSVLHTAASRVGGLDIGFLPGKGGADVAGMLDGASKGEIKAVYLLGADEIDTQRLGDAFVIYQGHHGDRGAHRADVILPGAAYTEKDGLYVNTEGRVQMGLRASFPPGDAREDWSIVRALSAHLGATLPYDSLEQLRAALRKSNEVFTEIDIAPEAAWGPFGTEGAMSETGFGTTVENFYMTDPISRASQTMAECTEVFVLPKQDKTGTEG, from the coding sequence ATGCCTAAATTGACAGTCAACGGTACGGAGGTCGAGGTTCCGGCTGGCGCCTCCGTGTTGCAGGCTTGCGAAGAGGCTGGCGCCGAAGTGCCGCGCTTCTGTTATCACGAACGCCTGTCGATTGCGGGCAACTGCCGCATGTGCCTCGTGGAAATGGAACGCTCACCGAAGCCTGTTGCTTCCTGCGCGATGCCGGCCGGCGAAGGTATGGTGATCCGCACGGATACGGATCTGGTCAAGAAGGCGCGGGAGGGGGTGATGGAGTTCCTCCTCATCAACCACCCGCTGGACTGCCCGATCTGCGATCAGGGCGGCGAATGCGACCTGCAGGACCAGGCTATGGCCTTCGGCCATCATTCCAGCCGCTTTGACGAGAACAAGCGCGCGGTCGAAGACAAGTATATGGGCCCGCTGGTCAACACGATCATGACCCGCTGCATCCATTGCACACGCTGCGTCCGGTTCTCGACCGAAGTGGCCGGTGTCACCGACATGGGCCTGCTCGGCCGCGGTGAGAATGCGGAAATCACAACCTATCTGGAAAAGGCGCTCGACAGCGAGCTCTCTGCCAATGTGATCGACCTTTGCCCGGTCGGTGCGCTGACCTCAAAGCCTTACGCGTTCGTGGCGCGCCCCTGGGAGCTGCGCAAGACCGAGACCATCGATGTGATGGATGCGCTTGGCTCGAACATCCGGGTCGATACGCGGGGCTCCGAAGTGCTTCGTGTGCTGCCGCGCCTGCATGAAGAGGTCAACGAAGAGTGGATCTCCGACAAGACCCGTTATGCCTGTGACGGCCTGAAGCGCCAGCGGCTGGATAAGCCGTATCTGCGCAAGGACGGCAAATTGCAGCCGGTTTCCTGGGATGACGCTTTCGCCGCAATTGCAGCGAAGCTGAAAGGCCTGAAGGGCGCCGAAATTGCGGCCGTTGCTGGCGATACGGTTGACGTTGAGTCCATGTTTGCCCTGAAAGGCCTGATGACCGCGCTGGGTTCACCCAACCTGGACTGCCGTCAGGACGGCGCGAAACTCGATGCGACGACTCGGGCCGGTTATCTCTTCAACGCGACGATCGCCGGGATCGAGGACGCAGACGCCATCTTGATCGTCGGCGCCAATCCGCGCTGGGATGCTGCCGTCTTGAACGCCCGCATCCGCAAGCGCTGGCTCGCGGGCGGTCTCAAGGTTGGTGTGATCGGCGCGCCGGTCGATCTGACTTACAAATACGATCATCTTGGCGCCGGTGCGCAGACCCTGACCGAGCTTGCAGACGGCAAGAACGATTTTGCCTCCGTCCTAAAGGACGCCAAAAAGCCGATGATTATCCTCGGCATGGGCGCGCTGACCCGCGAAGACGGGGCGGCGGTTCTGGCGACGGCCCGCAAGATCGCGGAAAGCACCGGGATGCTCGTGCCCGCCTCGAAGGACGAGGAAGGCAACGAGGTTCCAGCCTGGAATGGCTTCAGTGTGCTGCACACGGCGGCATCCCGCGTTGGCGGCCTCGATATCGGCTTCTTGCCAGGCAAGGGCGGCGCGGATGTCGCGGGTATGCTCGACGGCGCTTCCAAGGGCGAGATCAAGGCTGTCTATCTGCTTGGTGCGGACGAGATCGATACACAACGTCTCGGCGATGCCTTCGTGATCTATCAAGGCCACCATGGTGACCGTGGCGCACACCGTGCGGACGTGATCCTGCCTGGCGCTGCCTACACGGAGAAAGATGGCCTCTACGTGAACACAGAAGGCCGGGTGCAGATGGGACTGCGGGCCAGCTTCCCGCCAGGCGACGCCCGCGAGGACTGGTCCATTGTCCGGGCTCTTTCGGCGCATCTCGGTGCGACACTGCCTTATGACAGCCTCGAGCAGCTTCGGGCCGCTCTTCGGAAATCGAACGAGGTCTTTACCGAGATAGATATTGCGCCGGAAGCGGCATGGGGGCCGTTTGGCACCGAAGGCGCCATGTCCGAGA
- the nuoF gene encoding NADH-quinone oxidoreductase subunit NuoF, whose product MLRDEDRIFTNLYGWFDWGLEGARKRGDWSTTKEILSRSPEDIVEDVKNSGLRGRGGAGFPTGVKWSFMPKEVKDKPHYLVVNADESEPGTCKDREIIRNDPHKLVEGCLIGGYAMRATAAFIYIRGEFYNEAMRLQAAIDQAYEAGLIGKNACGSGYDFDVILHRGAGAYICGEETALLESLEGKKGQPRLKPPFPAGVGLYGSPTTVNNVESIAVVPEILRRGYQWFADLGRPKNSGTKLFCISGHVENPCNVEEEMGIPLRELLEKHCGGVIGGWDNLLAVIPGGSSVPMMPKSVCDDVLMDFDSLREVGAGLGTAAVIVMNKQTDIVRAIARLSYFYKHESCGQCTPCREGTGWMYRVMDRLCRGEAEVEEIDALYEVTKQIEGHTICALGDAAAWPIQGLLRHFRPEVERRIEARKAGQPVLPVMEAAE is encoded by the coding sequence ATGTTGAGGGACGAGGACCGCATCTTCACGAACCTCTACGGCTGGTTCGACTGGGGCCTTGAAGGCGCCCGCAAGCGCGGCGACTGGAGCACCACAAAAGAAATCCTTTCACGCAGCCCGGAAGATATCGTCGAAGACGTGAAGAATTCCGGCTTGCGCGGACGCGGCGGTGCAGGCTTCCCGACCGGTGTGAAATGGTCCTTCATGCCGAAAGAGGTGAAGGACAAGCCGCATTATCTCGTGGTCAATGCTGATGAGTCCGAGCCGGGCACCTGCAAGGACCGTGAAATCATCCGGAACGATCCGCACAAGCTGGTCGAAGGCTGCCTGATCGGCGGTTACGCCATGCGGGCGACTGCGGCTTTCATCTATATCCGTGGCGAGTTCTATAATGAGGCGATGCGCCTCCAGGCAGCGATCGACCAGGCCTATGAAGCGGGTCTGATCGGCAAGAATGCCTGCGGCTCCGGTTACGATTTCGACGTCATCCTGCATCGCGGTGCCGGCGCCTATATCTGTGGCGAGGAAACAGCGCTTCTGGAGAGCCTCGAAGGCAAGAAGGGCCAGCCGCGGCTGAAGCCGCCGTTCCCGGCTGGTGTCGGCCTTTATGGGAGCCCGACAACGGTCAATAATGTCGAAAGCATTGCGGTTGTTCCGGAAATCCTGCGGCGCGGCTACCAGTGGTTTGCGGATCTTGGCCGACCGAAGAATTCCGGCACCAAGCTGTTTTGCATCTCGGGCCATGTTGAAAATCCGTGCAATGTCGAAGAAGAAATGGGCATTCCGCTCCGTGAGCTTCTTGAGAAGCATTGCGGCGGCGTGATCGGCGGCTGGGACAACCTGCTGGCGGTGATCCCTGGTGGCTCCTCCGTGCCGATGATGCCGAAGTCGGTTTGCGACGATGTGCTGATGGATTTCGATTCGCTCCGCGAAGTAGGCGCCGGTCTCGGTACCGCCGCGGTCATTGTTATGAACAAACAGACCGACATCGTCCGGGCCATCGCGCGCCTTTCATACTTCTACAAGCATGAGAGCTGCGGCCAGTGCACGCCGTGCCGTGAAGGCACGGGCTGGATGTACCGGGTCATGGACCGGCTCTGCCGGGGCGAGGCCGAAGTCGAGGAAATCGACGCGCTTTATGAAGTTACCAAGCAGATCGAAGGTCATACGATCTGTGCGCTGGGTGATGCTGCTGCCTGGCCGATCCAGGGTCTTCTCCGGCACTTCCGGCCGGAAGTCGAACGCCGGATTGAAGCTCGCAAGGCCGGCCAGCCGGTTTTGCCGGTAATGGAGGCAGCGGAATGA